The Saccharothrix violaceirubra genome segment CGCGGCACCTCGCGGACGGACTTGATCTCGTAGGCGAGTCGGCTGCCGGGGGCGCTGAGCCGGTCGACCGCGGTGATCAGGGCCTGTTCGGCGACGGCGGGCAGGTAGAGCAGCAGTCCCTCGGCCAGCCACGTCGTGGGGCGAGCGGGGTCGAAACCGGCCGCGAGCAGCGCCGGTGCCCAGTCCCGCCGCAGGTCCACGGGGACCGGCACCCGCCCGGCGGCCGGGTCGACCCCCGACCGGTCGAGCACGTGGTGTTTGAAGCCCAGCACCCCGGCCTGGTCCAGTTCGTACACGGTGGTGCCGCGCGGCCAGGGTAAGCGGTAGGCCCGGGAGTCCAGTCCCGCGCCCAGCAGCACGACCTGGGTCGACTCCGCGACGAAGTCGTCCAGGACCCTGGTCCGCAGGCCGAAGTAGCGGGCGAGTCTGCCCCACACCGGGTGCGCGTCGCCCTCGGGAACCTCCCGCGGGTGCACCGGCCAGGCCCTGGACACGGTCGCGGCCCGCACGAAGTGCTCCGCGAACCGGTCGTGGGCCAGCGCGTCGGGGCGGCGGTGCTCGATGGCGCGGGCCGCGGCGACCATCAACGCCGTCACCCCGACGCCCCGGTCGATCCCGTCCACGCCTGGTTCCTTTCCGTCGCCCACACGTCCAGCGGCAGGGTGCGCGCACCGTAGACGCGGTTCATGAACCGCAGCACGTCCGGGCAGGGCAGGTGCAGGCTGGTCGTGCAGTCGGACAGCACGGTGACGTGCAGTCCCTTCTGGAACGCGGTGCGCGCGGTGGAGTCCACGCACACGTCGGCGTAGAGACCGGCAAGCACAAGGTGATCCACGCCGCGTGCGTGCAGGTGTGCCTCGAACCCGTCGGCCAGAAAGGCGTCGAAGCACGCCCGTTTGGTGAACACACGCTCGTCGCCCGCGGGCGTCACCGCGTGGAACTCCGCGCCCCACGTGCCCTCCAGGCACTGGGGTCGCTTGTCCAGGACGGCGTCACGGGCACGCCAACTCGCGCCCTGGTGGACGAAGTCGCCCAGGAAGCGGACGAACACCACCTCGACACCGTCCGCGCGCGCCACGTCCACCGATCGCACCGCCCGCGCCACCACCCCGCCGAGGTCTTCGGGGACGGCGCCGTGGCGGGCGGCCACGACCTCGGGCGCGCAGAAGTCGTTTTGCAGGTCCATTACGACCAATGCCCGCATTACGCGTGCAGGAGATCGGGAGAAGCGATGAGCGCGTCGACCACCTCGGTGGTCGTGTGCCGGCCACCCCGGTCCGGGGTCGCGATGCCCTCGTCGGCCACGGCCGCCAACGCCCGCTCCACCGCCACGACCGCCCCGGCGCACCCGACCTGTCGCGCGACTGCCGCCGCGGCGCGGACGGTGGCGGTCGGGTTGACCAGGCCCCGTCCGGCGATGTCGTCGGCGGACCCGTGCACCGTCTGGAACTCCGTCAACCCGGCCACGTCGGGGTGCAGGTAGACGTTCTCCGTGCAGCTTTCCTCCTGCCGCCGCGACCCGTACCGGTCCAGCAGCAGCACGTGCATGATGTCGCCCCACTCGTTCCCGGCCACGATCACCGTGCGCGGAACCGGTCCGCGTTCGAGCAGGTCCCGGTTGACGGTGTCCGGCTGGCACAACCGCACCGCGACACCCGCATCCGCCGCGGCCTCGCGTACCCACCGGTCGAACTCGCCGTCGAGCAGGTGGAACTTGTACGCCAGGACGATCTCCGCGGGGCCCTCCGGCCACAACTCGCGCGCACGTTCCACCGCGTAGGACAACACTTCCCGGGTGATCTCCCGGCGGAACACCGTGGTCCGCGTGATGATCCCCGGGCCGTGCTCGTTGTCGCCGGTGTAGAAACCCTGGGCCTGGTCCCGCACCACCAGCAGTCCGGCGGTGATCTCGTCCACCTTCACCGCCCGCAACCGCTGCCGGACCAGGTAGAGCGACTGGGCGTTGATCGCGGTGCGGAACACGGCGCGCGCACCCCGTGCCGCCAGGTCCCGGCAGAACCGCTCGTAGTGCCCGGCGTCCGCGAGCGTCCGCTCCCGCATCGCCGGCGTGCCGGAGTCGTTGTCACGTAACGAGAAATACGAGTCGTACACCCGCGGCGAACGCTCGACCGCCACCCCTGTGGCGAGCACCCCTAGCACCCGCTCGAAGACGTCGGCCAACTCCGCGCCGGTACCACGCCCCACGGCCAGTCCGACGACCGCGCCCACCTCAGCCCACCCCGCCGCCGACCAGCAGGTCACCCGGGATGTCCGCCTTGTCCGGGGCGTAGAAGTCGACGATGCCCCGACGCCAGGTGTCCACCGCGACCAGGTCGTCCTCGGACGGGCCGAACGCGTCGAACAACGCGTGGACCTTGCCCTCCTCGAAACCGATGGCCTTCATCAGAGCCAGAAACCGCGACCGCTCGATCAACCCGTCGCCGTCCGGGTCGCCCAGTTCCGCCAACGCGTCGGCGAACCGCGCCACGGTGGCGTCGAACCGCTCCGGCGACAGCACACAGGTCCGGAACTCCTCGAACGTGACCTCACCGTCCCCGTCGACGTCCAGCTCGGCGACCAACGTCGCCCAGTAGGCCCGGAACGCCTCGACCATCTCCCGCAGCGCCGGCTCACCGGACCCGTCGGCGGCCACCACCACCCGCCTGGCCATCAGTTCGAAGTCCTCGCCGTCCAACTTCCCGCTGTCGTTCGCGTCGAACAACGAGAACACCACCGACACCCGCTCGACCGCCGCGTCCCGCATCCCCGACCGACCCCTTTCCGGCCCACGCCGTGCGGACCACGGCCGACCGTAGGGGGCTCGCCGAGATCGGGTACACGTCGTTCACCCGAAGTGGTGATGCCCGAGCGGGTCGCGCCGGGTGCCTCGTCGATCGAGATGAGGATCGGTCGGGTCGAAATTCAACGTCCGGCGGGGAAACTCTTTCCGTCGAAAAAAGATCACGTGCCACCGTCTGTCCGACGTCCCGATTCAACGGATTCCGATCGGCGGTGGCAGGTTCATACGTTCGGCCGTCGCGTCCCGGGACCGCTCGGGAGAGACTGTGTCTCGGCGTTCGTCGGGTCTGATTATACCGGGCCGTGGTCCGGTCCCCCTGTATCGGTCCGCACTATGCCAGTCGACATCGGAATTATTCCGCGGTCCTCGAGAGGGTGACGTCGGCGGCCGGGGTGACAGTCGATTTCGGTCAGGGTGGTCGGACTCGGCAGGGGGTTCACGTGATTCGGAAGACCGTGCTCACGGTCGTGGTCGCCATGCTGCTGATCACAATCGTCGCCGTACCCGCCGAAGGTGCTGCCCGGGGCGTACTGGTCGACAACGGCTGCGTCGGGGTGTCCGGAATTTTCGATCCCCGCTGGAAAATGCACCCGCACACGTACGGATGTGCCATATCGCCGTTGTGGGTGACCTATGACGGCCGCTATCAGAACTTTGAGCGTGGCCAGATGGTCTGGTCACCCGGAAAGGGTGACTACATGGTCATATCGGGATGGTGGTCCAGTTTCGCATACGGTGGGACGACTTCGTTCAAGCTCGACCTGGAATGGGGCACGAGCGCTCCCTTCGCGTATGAACGTTGGCATATCCGACTCGACCGGGACAATCAACTGGGCCTGGCCGAGGGGACCTGCTTCGTCGTGGCCGGGTCCCGATGCCATCCGACGAGCGGAAGCGCGAGCTTCACGGACACCGTCCTGTGGCCGGGTGCCATTGCCCCGGGGCACAGCTATCAGCTCAAGGTGCGAGGTTGCCACTCGCACTACGACTGTCCGGAAGGGTGGACGATTCCGGTGTGGCTCTGGTTCTGAAAGCGGCCGGTCTCCCGTGCGCGGCTGACGGGACGAGGCGGGTTCCGTGCCGGGTCCGACGTACGACCTGACCTGGAAAGGGGTTGAGATTCATGAAGACGACCCGCGGTCGCGAGACCGTCGACAGCAAGCCCGGGTGGCGGTTACCACGGTCGGTGGTCAGGTGGTCGGCCGCGGCGCTGCCGGCGATCCTGGGTGTTTTCGTCGGAGCCGGACCGGTTCCCGCGATGGCGTACGCGCCGGAGACCGCGTCGGCAGTCCGTGACGCGGCGGCGATCCACCACGTTCCGACGGTGCCCCTGTCGATCAACGGCAGACCCGTGCCCGGCGAGACGATTCTCGCCTACAACGGTTACGTCCTGCACATGGCCTACTTCCCGGGCAGCGACGGCGCACCGGGCCGGCTGCACACGTTCACCACTCCCGACGCGTTGGAGAAGTTCGTGCACTCGCGGGGCGGCCCGGAGCACGCGCTGGCCAAACCGTCGAAGCACGCCAACCCGGACACCCCCGGTGTCGGCTGGCGGGTTGTCGGTCCCGGCGCACGGGGCGGTGACGGAGTCTCCTCCTACGGCTGGGACACGACCGGAAGCATCATCTTCGAGCACATGGAATTCAGTGGCTGCGGGCTCTTCCTGGAGAAGAACTACGGCTACCAGCGGCTGACCCACGTGTACGGGTGCATGTGGCCCAACGACTGGAATGACGAGACGTCCTCGGTCAAGAACTCGCCGTACGGCTCCACCGCCACGGTCCTTTACGAACACACCTACTACAACGGCTCTACGCTGTACATTCCGTACAGCGGATTCAACCACTACCTCGAAGGCGTCGGGTGGAACGACCGCACCTCGTCGTTCGCCTCGATATAGGCGGAGAACGCGAAGTGCGACCGGCCGCGATTCCCGCCACCGATGCCGCGTCGGTGCCGGGCGCGACGGAGCCGCGACCAGCGGCCTGACCGACGCCCCGGTCGCCGTGCCCGGGTTTCGACGGGGGCCGGCCCCACCGGTGGACGAGTGGAGCCCCCGGCCTGCCGGTGTGCCTTCCCGGGTCGTCCGGATACCCGTTCTCGGGTGGCGGTCACCACCACGCACCCGCGGTGTCCGCGTCGGACAGGACACCGGTCACGACGGTCTTCTCGTCGTGGAGCGCGCCGGCGAGGTCCGCGCCGCGCAGGTCCGCGCCGAGGAGGTTCGCGCTTCGGAGGTTCGCGCCGGTGAGGTCCGCTCCGCGCAGGATCGCCTTGCGGAGGTCCGCGGCACCGAGGTCCACGCGGCGGAGGTCCGCGTCGGTGAGGTTCGCGCCGCCGAGGTTCGCGTCGGCGAGACTCGCGTCGGCGAGGTCGGCGTCCGTGAGGTCGGCGGTGCCGAGGTCGGCCGCGTGGAAGTCCGCGCCGGTGAGGTCGGTGTCGGCGAGGCGCGCGCCGGTGAGATTCGCACCGGTGAGATCGGCGTTGGCGAGGCTCGCTTCGGTGAGGTCCGCGCCGCTGAGGTGTCCGTCGCGCAGGTCGGCGCCGGTCAGTTGTGCGCGGGTGAGGTTCGCGCCGCGGAGGTTCGCGGTCCGCAGGTCCGCCCTGGTGAGGTCGGCGTCGGCGAGGTGGGCGCCGGTCAGGTCCACCTCGGTGAGGTCGGCTCCGCCGAGGTCCGCGTCGGCGAGCGTCGCGTTCGACAGGTGCGCGTCGCGGAGCTTCGCGCCGGTGAGGTCCCCGCGGGTGAGATCGGTGCCGGCGAGATCCGTGCCGACGAGGTTCGCGCCCGTGAGGTCGGTGCCGGTGAGGCAGGTGTCGCGCAGGTCGATCCGGGTGGTCTGGTCGTGGCTCTGGTCGCGGCGGCCCAGGACGGTGAGCGCCGCCTGGACGTCGGGGCTGACGGTCTGGTCCGGGCACGTCGTGGCGCCCGTGCGGGTGGGGCGGGGTGTGGTGGTGCGGACGAACGCGGAGAGGACCTCGACGATGGTGGGGTGGTCGCGGGGTGAGTCGCGGGCGAGGCGTTCGAGGGCGTAGACGGCGCCGAGACGGCCCTGGAGGTGTTCCGGGCCGGTGCGGTCGAGCTGGTCGACGGCCTTGCCGTACCGGTCGGTGAGCTGGCCCTGTTCGGTCAGGGCGTTCTGCGCGCGGCTGGTCCGCAACGCCAGGCCGGTGAACACCACACCGGCGACCGCGGCCAGTGCGGCGAGCAGCGAGGCGACCGCCGTCCAGTTCACCGGTCGACGGGGACGTGGTCGCGGCCGGTGCAGCCCGGCCGGGCGGGCGACCGGTCCGGACGGGCGGGGTGGGACGCGGCGGCGCGGGGGATGTCCGTTCATCGGCCCAAGCTTGTCCCTGCCGACTGACGGTTCGGACACGCCCGAGGACGACGGTCGGACAAGGAGGCGGCGGGGAGGTGGCCGCCGCGCGATCATGCCCCCATGACGAACACTTCCGACGACGGGCGCCATCCGTCGAGCGAGCCGTACGAGTCGGGCATGCTGGAGGTCGGCGACGGGCATTCGCTGTACTGGGAGGTGTCGGGCAACCCCGACGGCAAACCGGCCGTCGCGTTGCACGGGGGACCCGGATCGGGGAGCACGCCGCGCATGCGGGGGCTGTTCGACCCGGACCGCTACCGCGTGGTCCTGTTCGACCAGCGCAACGCCGGGCGCAGTACTCCGTCGGCCGCCGATCCGGTCGTCGACCTGTCGGCCAACACCACCGGGCACCTCGTCGACGACATCGAGGCGCTGCGGGTCCACCTGGGCATCGACCGCTGGCTGGTTCTGGGTGGTTCGTGGGGCGTCACGCTCGCGCTCGCCTACGCCCAGGCGCATCCGGCGCGGGTGACCGAAATGGTGCTCGCGGCCGTGACCAACGGCGACCGCCGCGACACCGACTGGATCACCCGTGACATGGGCCGCGTCTTCCCGCGTGAGTGGGAACGGTTCCGTGCCGGTGTGCCCGCCGCCGAGCGCGACGGCGACCTGTCCGCCGCCTACAGCCGACTGCTCCACGACCCCGACCCCGAGGTCCGTGCCACGGCCGCACGTCGGTGGTGCGAGTGGGAGGACGCGCACATGTCGTTGGCCCCCGACGCCACACCCTCGCTGTCGGTCGCCGATCCGGCGTTCCAGCTGGTCTTCGCCCGCATCGTCACCCACTACTGGTCGAATGGCTGCTTCCTTGACGAGGGACAGCTGCAACGCGGGATCGATCGGCTCCACGGGACTCCCGCCGTGCTGATCCACGGCCGCTACGACGTCAGCGGACCGCTCGGCACGGCCTGGGCGTTGCACCGGGCCTGGCCCGGCAGCGAACTCGTGGTCCTCGACGACACCGGTCACGGCGGGGGCGGCATGAGGGCGGCGATGATCGCCGCCCTCGACCGCTTCGGCCGCGGTCAGGACGGGTGATCCCCCGCCGTCACCGGGCGTGCCGCAGTGCCCAGTCCAGGACGTGGTCGGCGATCTCCTGCCACCCCGGCTGCGCCGGCAGCAGGTGGGCGAAGCCGGGTCGTTCCTCGATCTCGGTGACCGTGTCCGACCTGTAGTGCCCGGCGTTGGACCGTTGCACGGCCGGCGGCATGATGTGGTCCTCGCCGCCGGCCACGAACAGCAGCGGAGCGCGGGCGTCGTTGTGGTAGTCGACCCACGTGTCCTGGTGCCCCGGCTGGAAGTTGGCCAGCACGCCGCCCCACACGATGCCGCCGTTGACCGGGATCGCGTACCGCTCGTAGAGCGCGCGGGACTCGTCCTCGGTGAACGTGTTGGTGAACGCGTAGTTCCACTGCGCGAAGCTGATCGGGACCGCGCGGTGCCGGTTGGCCGGGTTCTTGAACACCGCGAACGTCGACTTGACCTGGCTGAACGGCACCACCCGGACGCCTTCGGTCGGCGCGGAGTTCAAGGCCACGCCGACCGCGCCGCGACCCCGGTCGAGCAGGATCTGGGTGAACGCCCCGCCCGCCGAGTGGCCGATCAGGATCGGTGGGGCGTCGAGCGCGTCGATCACCGACGACAGGTGGTCGATGATCCTCGGGACGGTCAGTTCGGCGATGGGCGTCGGGTCGGCCCGCAGCGCCTCGACCTCGACCTCCAACCCGGGGTAGGCCGGGGCGAGTACGCGGAAGCCCTTGCTCTCGTAGTGCGCGATCCAGTGCTCCCAGCTGCGCGGGGTCACCCAGAAGCCGTGGATCAGGACGATGGTGTCGGGCGCGGTCATCACAGGCTCCTGAGGAAGGCGAGGAGGTCGTCGGACAGGCGCTGCTTGTGGGTGTCGGTGATGCCGTGCGGCGCGTCGGGATAGACGATCAGCTCGGCGTGCGCGATCCGGGCGGCGGACGCGCGACCGCCGACGTCGATCGGCACGACCTGGTCGTCGTCGCCGTGGATGACCAGCGTGGGCACGTCGAACGCGTCCAGGTCCGCGCGGAAGTCCGTGGCGGAGAAGGCGGCCACGCACTCGTAGGCGTTGTGGTGCCCGGCCTCCAGGCCCTGTCGCCAGAACGCGTCGCGAATCCCCTGGGACACGGCCGCGCCGGGGCGGTCGTTCCCGAAGAACGGGCCGTCGGCCAGGTCCCGGTACAGCTGCGACCGGTCGGCGAGGGATCCGGCGCGCAGGTCGTCGAACACCTCGCCCGGCACGCCGTCGGGGTTGTCGTCGGTCCGGAGCATGAACGGCGGCACGGCGGACACGAGCACCACCTGCGCGACCCGGGACGTGCCGTGCCGGCCGACGTAGCGCGCCACCTCGCCGCCGCCGGTGGAGAAGCCGACCAGGGTGACCTCGCGCAGGTCGAGGGCGTCGACGAGGGCGGCGAGGTCGTCGGCGTAGGTGTCCATCGCGTTGCCGTGCCACGTCTGGTCGGAGCGCCCGTGGCCGCGCCGGTCGTGGGCGATCGCGCGGAAACCGTTGTGGGCCAGGAAGAGCTGCTGCGCCTCCCAGCTGTCGGCGTTCAGCGGCCACCCGTGGCTGAGCACCACGGGGCGGCCCTCGCCCCAGTCCTTGTAGAAGATCCGCGCACCGTCGGCGGTCGTCACGTGGGGCATCGTCGACACTCCTGTTCGTCGCCCGGGACTCCCTGGACCGTAGGCACCGGGTAGATCTTGTCCGGCAGCCTCGTGTGCACGGTCCGCTGCCCACTGTGCACACTGGCCGCCGGCATGGGAACGCCCGGAGGCAGGGGAGCGATGGCCTACATCCTCGACACCGCGGAGTTGCCGTCCCGTGACCGGGTCGAGGCGTTCCGGACCGCCATGGCCCAGGCGTCCGCGCCGTGCCAGGTGATCCACGAGGACCCGGACGGCGACGTGCGCGCCCGCATCGGCCTGTGGGACCTGGGCGGCGGCAACATCTTCACCACCCACGCCACCGGGGTCCGGTTGTTGCGCACCACGAAACAGGCCCGCCAGGACGTGATGCCGGTCGTCGCCCTGTCCGTCCAGCAACGGGCGCATGCCAGGCACGAGCAGTTCGGCCACCGCCGCGTCGTCGCGCCGGGTGAACTGATGGCCGTCGACCTGTCCGCACCGTACGACTTCTCGTGGTCCGGTCCGGGCGGCGCGGGCTGCGTCCAGGTGCCCCTGGACCACCTGGCCCTCCCGGTCGACCTGGTCCGCCGCGCCGTGACCGACCTGACCCGGAGCCCGCTGCACCGCCTGGTCACCGAGCACGTCGCCCACCTGGTGGCGAACGCCGACGACCTGGCCGCCGGTCCCGGCGCGGCGGCCCTGGGTGCCGCGAACGTCGAACTGACCAGGGCGCTGCTGCTGTCCGCCGGTCACTCCGACGCGCACACCAGAGCCGCCCTGGCCGACACCCTCCTGACCCGCGTCCGGGCCCACGTCCGCCGCCACCTGGGGGACGCCGACCTGACACCGGCCACCATCGCCGCCGCCCACCACATCTCCGTGCGCCACCTGTACAAGCTCTGTTCCGGGGCGGGGTTCAGCCTGGAACAGTGGATCATCGAGGAACGCCTGGCCCGCGCCCGTGACGACCTGGCCACCACCGACGACACGATCGCCACGACCGCCCACCGCTGGGGATTTCGGAACGCGACCCACTTCGCCCGCAGGTTCCACGCGCGCTACGGCCGGAACCCGAGCGAGTGGCGCCGTGACCCCACCGGCTCTTCCGACTGATCCTCGGCGCTGTGCGAGCTGCCTCGATCAGGCCGGATGTGCCGCCCGATCCGGTGGGCGCGACTGAATGGCCTGCGTGCGACCACTACGTTGCCGCACGTGTGGAAATACGTCGTTGCCACCACCGGCGCGGCATTCCTCGGCGCCACGCCCGCGTCGGCCGACGACCACCAGTCCACCGAAGGCGGCATCCGTATCACGGTGTCGTCACGGTCGTCTGCACAGCGCTGATCGCCTTCCGCCGGACGGCGATACGGCATCAGGGCGGCACTGCGAGGTGGGGTGCCGTAAGCGGATCGCCGAGGATCGCCGATGTCGTGTCCGGACTGCGGGCGGTGGGGCAACCTGTGCTCGTACCACGAGCAGGAAAGTGAAGGGTGGCTGCGCATACGGGATCAGGAGCGCCACGGGGATCCTCATGTCCGGCAGCGGGGCGACCGCGCGGATGAGGAGTTCGGTCGCCGGGGACGGCTGATGGTCCGGGTGCTGACGAAGATCGTCCAGCTCGTCGCGGTCGTCCTGGTCTTCCTGTTGATCGTGTGGCTGCCGCACGGTTTCGACGGCACGCCCGCCGTCCCGTGATCCGGGGCGGAACCGCGTTCGAGGTACCGTCGCGGTCGTGGATACCGGGAGGCAGAGCCGGCCGTGGTCGACCAAGGACTTCGTCGTCGAGCACCGGGTGCCGGTCGGGTCGGTCGGCGGTGCGGTCGCGGCGGGTGTCGCGGTCGTGTACCTGGTGGTCGTCCCGGCCGAGGGTGGGACGACGGCGGGACTTGTCGGTGCGATCCTCGAGTACGGGCACCCGGCCTGTTGGCTCCTGCTTGCCGTCGCCTGTGCCCTCTTCGCGTCCGACCGCGCGAAGCGGACTCGTCGTGTGCTCGCGCGGTCGGCGTTGGCGGTCTACCTGGTGTTCATCCTGACGTTGGTGCTCACGCAGTCGGGAGCGTTCTGAGACGACTGCCGAACGCGTCACGGTCGGGCCGGCCCGTGCGCCGCACACCGCGAACCCGGACGCGCCGGTGGAGCGAGCCCACCTCACGGGACAAGTGGCAGTACGAGGTCCGGAGGGCTCGTCGACTCTCGTCCGACCGGGTGACGACCGCACTCCGCTGAACCGGTGGTTGCCGTGGGACGTTCCTGCTGAGACCGACGCGTCGGATCGGGCGCACCCACCGAACGGCACACGATCCGGTGCGGCGCGGGGACGGTGACAGCTGTCGGCTTGGCCGTTGCGCATTGTGGCGTGCGCCGGGACGAGTGGCGATTCGGGGGGATGGTCATGACCGACGGCACGCACGTCCGAGAGCTCGGGAACCACCTCGAGCGGCTCAAGGTGGCCAGCGGTCTCAGCTACGACGGCATCGGGCGGAAGATCCACCTGAGCAAGTCGGCGGTGCACCGGTACTGCACGGGATCGAGCGTGCCGCGCGAGTTCGCCACCGTCGAGCGGATCGCCTCGACGTGCGGTGCCGGCCGGGGCGAAATGGTCCGGCTGCACCGCCTGTGGCTGCGTGCCACGGCACCGTCGGACGATTTCGCCGACGGGGAAACGGTTTCCCTCCCCAGCCCTGTCGAGCACTCCGCCGCGGCGCCCTCCCGTCCGCCCCGGTTCGACCGGTTCCGGCGCCGGCTCGTGATGGGCGTGGTGGCCGCGACAGCGGCGGCGTTCCTGGTCGCCAGCTCTCCCGGCAGCCCGGCCGACATCACCGACAACCTGGCGCAGCAGCAGCGGGCCTCCGGCCCGGCGTGGACGCTGCCGGCGGCGCCGGTGTCGGACAGGTTGTTCGGCGTCACGATCAACAGCGGCACCGGGGCGATGCCCTCGTTCCGCGTCGGTGCCGTCCGGTTCTGGGACAGCGGGACGCGGTGGTCGGAGATCCAGCGCCGGCGAGGCGAGTTCGACTGGTCCGCGTCGGATCGGCTGGTGGACGGTGCGGAGAAGGCGGGCATGCCGCCGCTGTTCGTGTTCGGCAGCACGCCGAGGTGGGCCAATCCCGACGCTTCGGCCGGTCCGTATTCGGACGGTACTCCCGCGCCGCCGGTCGACCAGGCCGACTGGGAGTTGTTCGTCCGCACCGTGGTGGATCGCTACCGGGGCCGGATCGAAGCGTACGAACTGTGGGTGCTGGCCAACGACCCGAGGTTCTACGTGGGCAGCGTGGAGACCCTCGTCGAGATGGTCCGTCGCGCCGGCGCCGTGATCCGGTCGGGCGACCCGAAGGCGACGGTCGTGTGCCCCGGAATGGGGCAGTTGTGGACGGCCGAGGGCGTGTCCTTCTACCGGCGGTTCGCCGAGCTGGGGGGATACGACCACTGCGACGTCGCGAGCGTCAAACTGTTCCAGCGCCAGGCGTCGGACCCGCCGGAGACGATGCTGGAACTCACCGCCTCGATCGACCGCGTCATGCACGAGGTCGGGACGCACCCCAA includes the following:
- a CDS encoding helix-turn-helix domain-containing protein, producing MTDGTHVRELGNHLERLKVASGLSYDGIGRKIHLSKSAVHRYCTGSSVPREFATVERIASTCGAGRGEMVRLHRLWLRATAPSDDFADGETVSLPSPVEHSAAAPSRPPRFDRFRRRLVMGVVAATAAAFLVASSPGSPADITDNLAQQQRASGPAWTLPAAPVSDRLFGVTINSGTGAMPSFRVGAVRFWDSGTRWSEIQRRRGEFDWSASDRLVDGAEKAGMPPLFVFGSTPRWANPDASAGPYSDGTPAPPVDQADWELFVRTVVDRYRGRIEAYELWVLANDPRFYVGSVETLVEMVRRAGAVIRSGDPKATVVCPGMGQLWTAEGVSFYRRFAELGGYDHCDVASVKLFQRQASDPPETMLELTASIDRVMHEVGTHPKVWNTGTTYSVVSQPRLDETTARNHAVRFFLVGIYARKSNLERMYFYNWGGTNIPLVLQPVGGVPTDAALAVERLQHWLRHAYSRSCGHGSAARLPENVFQCEFTVREPGRTYEATIRWTDKGTAAVVADRNAEAIHYLDGNVKAVRPGDTVTVTEEPVLIAAKAAVSG